The genomic window AGCAGGGTAACCTGATGCTGGCGAATGCCGCTCTGGAACAGGCACAGCGGTGTGGTGATGGTGCAACCGATATTGCTGGCCACGGCGGAAACCACGGCGAAGGAATTGTCGAGCTGCAGGCGCAGCGGCGGTTCCTGGCGCGCCAGGCGCAGGAAGCGCTCCACATCCTGGCCGATCAGCGAGCTGGTGCTATAGCGGATAAAGTCCAGTCGCTGCAGTACGTCGGCCAGGGTCTTGGGGCCTGTGTAGTCGTTGGGTACCGCCAGCACGAAGGGTTCCTTCAGAATGCGATGGCGGTCCAGGTCCGAGTGATCGGCCAGGGGGTCATCGGAAATGATGATGTCCGCCTGGCGTGACAGCAGCATATGGGCATGCAGGTGGGATTGCCCGGTGATGGCGGCCCAGCTCTGGGTACGCTGGCGCAGAACGTCGATCAGGGGCTTGCCCACGGCGGTGATGATGGAATCCACCAGGGCGATCTTCACATGGCGCAGCAGCTTGTAGTCGGCTTTGCGCATTTTCTGGCTGGTAAGGCGGGCTTCCTGCAGCAGGCTCTGGGCGCGGTCGTACAGGTAGCGCCCGGCGGTGGTGATCTCCATGGGCCTGACGCTGCGATCCATCAGCTCGACGCGCATCTCGGCTTCCAGGTTGGTAAGCATCTGCGACAGCGATGATTGGCTCATGCCCAGGCGCTGGCCAGCCAGGGTCAGGTTGCCGGTTTCGGCGATCTGGACGAAAGCCTCCAGGGTACGCAGGTCAAAGCCGAAGGAAGACGACATGAAAGCCCTTTGTGGATGCGGTCAGGCAATTGGATCAGGCTTTCATTATCGCCCTGTCAGCGCCGCTGGCAACCATTGGGATGCTGTAATTTCTTTTTGTTTTCAATTGATTGTGCATTCAGGATGCCTCAGGGGCGCCAGGCGGGTTGGCCTGCATGGGTCAGGGTGCTGGCCACCATGCGGGTCAGGCTGCTGAGGTCAAACACCGGCAGGGCAAAGCGGGCCTGCAGTCTCTGCGAGAAGCAGGACAGGTCGGTGCATTCGAGCACCAGGGCACCGATTTCGGGGTGGCGCTCGAGCAGGGTGCTGATAACGCCGGTCAGTTCGGCTTCGAACAGCGTCATGTCGAGATCCTGGCCGTTGCCCTGAAGAATCACGTCACGGAACTGGGGCTGGTGCTGCATGCCGGCAATGGCGACCGGTTCAGCACCAATGCCGGCACCGCGCAGGTGGTCTTCGCTGAGGGCCTCGCTGTTGGCGACTATGACGCCCACCCGGCGTTGTGGTCCCAGCATGCGCGAAACCAGCGGCAC from Marinobacterium aestuarii includes these protein-coding regions:
- a CDS encoding aspartate/glutamate racemase family protein produces the protein MMLRGGQNYYGIPIGVLSLESRFPKPLGHIKNPAGFNFPLLYKTVQGATIDRLIRQRDPALLQPFIDAARELEREGVRAITGSCGFLALHQQDIAAAVSVPVFLSSLIQVPLVSRMLGPQRRVGVIVANSEALSEDHLRGAGIGAEPVAIAGMQHQPQFRDVILQGNGQDLDMTLFEAELTGVISTLLERHPEIGALVLECTDLSCFSQRLQARFALPVFDLSSLTRMVASTLTHAGQPAWRP
- a CDS encoding LysR family transcriptional regulator → MSSSFGFDLRTLEAFVQIAETGNLTLAGQRLGMSQSSLSQMLTNLEAEMRVELMDRSVRPMEITTAGRYLYDRAQSLLQEARLTSQKMRKADYKLLRHVKIALVDSIITAVGKPLIDVLRQRTQSWAAITGQSHLHAHMLLSRQADIIISDDPLADHSDLDRHRILKEPFVLAVPNDYTGPKTLADVLQRLDFIRYSTSSLIGQDVERFLRLARQEPPLRLQLDNSFAVVSAVASNIGCTITTPLCLFQSGIRQHQVTLLPLGHGFAREITLTTRKGELGDLPGMIARDCRRILQDSFVAEIGAEYDWLLPQIKLE